TAAAACTCTTCCTTATTTTAGAAAGGGAGAATCTATGAATGAAATTTGTAAAATAATCTTAAATTCTTTAGAAGCTAAAGCTGTTGTAATAACTAATGATAAATATATAATTGCTAGTTATGCAGAATCTGATGAATTTAAAATAGCTCATACAGATATAAGAAGCGAAGTGACAAAACAAGTTTTAAAAACTGGTAAAGTTCTTGTACTTGGTGAAGAAAATGGAATAAAAGACTTTCATTGTATTTCTGGAAAAATAAAATCATGTATAATTTCTCCTCTTTTCCAAGGTGAAAAAGTAGTATCTGGAACACTTAAAATATATTTTGATAAAGCTGAAAATATTACTGCTAGGAATCAATATCTTGCTGAAGGTCTTTCTCTGCTCATATCTACTCAATTAGAAATAAGCACTGTTGAAAACTTCAAAGCTATGGCAAGAGATGCTGAACTAAAAGCTCTACAGACACAAATCAATCCTCATTTTCTCTTTAACGCACTTCATACTACAGCATTTTTTGTCCGAATGGATCCTGCAAAAGCAAAAGAAGTAATAATTGATTTGTCCACATATTTACGTTATAACTTAGAGAATGCTTCTAAAGTTGTATCTCTTGATATGGAACTTACTCAAGTAAAAGCCTATGTTAATATAGAAAAAGCTCGCTTTGGAGATAAAATTTCAATAGAATATGATGTTGAAGAAGGGTTAGAAAATATAAAAATTCCAAGCCTAACTATTCAACCTTTAGTTGAAAATAGCATAAAACATGGTCTACTAAAACAAAGAGGAGGAGGACATGTTTATATTACTGCCAAGAAAAAAGATAAGGGGTGTATTGTAACTATTGAAGATGATGGTGTTGGTATTGATCCTAAAATAATAGATGAATTAGATGAAAGAATGGAAAAAAGTATTGGTCTTAAAAATGTTCATAACAGAATAAAGTTAATGTATGGTAAAGGATTAGTTATAGAATGTCTGGAAAAAGGAACTAGAATATCCTTTTATATTGAATAGGAGGTAGTAATGCTTAAATGCGTAATTATAGAAGATGAATTTCCTGCTAGAGAGGAATTAAAATTTTTTATAGAAAAACACAATGGAATTGAAGTTGAAAAAGAGTTTGATAACCCTCTAGATGCTCTCAAATATCTTCAAGAAAATGAAACAGACATAGCTTTCTTAGATATTAATATGCCCGAATTAGATGGTATGAGTCTTGGGAAAATTCTTTCTAAACTTAATAAAAATCTAAAAATAGTATTTATTACAGCTTATAAAGAATATGCTGCAGAAGCTTTTGAAATTAAAGCTTTTGATTATCTTCTAAAACCTTATTCTGAAAAAAGAATAAATGAAGTATTGAGTAATCTTACAAAAGAAAAAGAAATAGATCACACAAAAGATATCAACAAAATTAATAAAGTAACTGTTACATCTGATGAGAAAATGTATGTTATTTCTATTGATGACATCTATTATATTGAAGCTGGAGAAAAAGAAAGTATGATATATACCAAAGATAATTTCTATTCTTCAAAAATAAAAATATCAAAATGGGAAGAAATACTTCCTAAAAATAAGTTTTATAGAACTCATAGATCATATATGGTAAATTTGGATAAAATAACAGAAGTAGAACCTTGGTTTAATGGAACTTATGTGTTAAAAATACAAGATTTAAAATTCAAAATTCCTGTAAGTAGAAATAATATAAAAGAATTTAAAGAAATATTAGTTATAAAATGATAAAATTTCAGTTGAAAAATAAATATATGAAATAAGGAGGATAACTCAGTATCCTCCTATTTTATTATTTTTCTATTTTTTATCTCCTGTTATTGAAAGCTCAGGCATATTTATAGATTTTGCTATATCATTTGCCATTTTAAAAGCTGGTATAGCTCTTGTTATATCTGTCACTATTCCTGCAATTTGATTTCCTGCTCCACTATTTCCATCTGTTGATCCTCCATCACCAGATATAATATTCAGACTATTAATATCTATGTTTGCCACTGCATCTGCCTGTGCTCTTGCCAACTCTGGAAGTATTTCAATAAGTTTAAGCCCCATAATTCCTGACTGTCCATATACCTCCAAAAGTTTCTTCTCTGCTTCAGCTTTTTTCTCAATGGGTAGTGCCACTTTGATTGCATCTGCTTCAGCTAATGCCTTCAATTTATCTGCTTCTGCTCTTGCTTCTATTAATATTGCATCAGCCTTAATTTTAGCAATTTCTAATTGATTGTCTGCCTCTAATTTTTTTAGTTTAAGCTCTGTAATTTTTCCTATTTCAAGTTTTTCATTATATACTTTTGTTTCTACTATTTCCTTTGCTCTCTGAGTTTCCAATGCCACTTCTGCCTGTTTTTAACAGTTTCTTTAGATTTATCTGCTATTTCCTGTTTTAAATTTTCCTCTTGAAGTTTTATTTCTTTTTCTTTATCTAATTCCTTCAAATTAATTGATTTTTCACTTTCTATTCTATAAAGATTTTGAGCTTTTTGAGATTCAGATTCCATTCTTTTCTCTTCAGCTAATTTATTTTGAGTTGCATTAGTCTGAATAAGCTCTGCCTTAATTGTTTCTTCTGTTATCACTGCTTTAGTTTTTGATACTTGTATCTGTCTTACTTTATCCTGCTCAGTTACAGCTATATCTCTTTGAGTATTAGCTTCTGCTACTCCTACATCAGACTTTCTCTGTTGTTCTGCTACAGCTATCTGTGCATCTGAAGTTGCAAGAGCAGAAGCTTTCTTTCCAAGCATCTCTGTGATTCCGTCCATATCTTTTATCATCTTGATATTATAGTTAATTAAATCAAGTCCTAGTTTACTAAGTTCTTTTTCAGCATTTTCACTTACTTTTGTCATCAGTAAAACCCTATCCTGTAGTAAGTCTTCAAATTCCATTTCTGATATAATGGTTCTTGTCTGTCCTGTTAGTATTTCTTTTGCTAATGTACATATTTCATTGTCATTAAAACTCAACAATCTATGTGAAGCTATAATTCTCTCCTCTGGTGAACTAGATATAGCAAAAGTAGCATCTGCTTCCACTACTACTCTAATTTTATCATTAGATACAACATTTGAGTCCTCTTTTAAATCTATGTCTATATTCATAGGTTTCAAATTAAGCTTCTTACATCCTTGAACTATTGGTAGTATAAAAGTCCCATTTGATGTTATTATTTTATTTCCACCAAGTCCATATTTCACTAAAATAACATCATTAGGACATTTTCTGTATATAAGAACTGCTCCCCCTATTAATATAACTACTAAAAAATAACTAAAGTAAGTCCTGTTTCTAAAATCATATCTTCCCCCTATCAATTTAATATTTTTTATCATTAAAAATAAAACATCCATCACTTAAATATACACTATTTAAATTTAAAAGTCTATATTTTATATGATGAAATATATTTTAATTATATTTTTTTATACAAAATAACATTTTTTAAATCAATAATAAACTATATTATTATATTTTTGTAAGTTTTTTAATTTTATTTGTTTTTGTTCCATACAACAAACATAATTATAAATAATTATGTTTTATACAATATATATAATTTAAAAATTATTAAATATAATATTGTTTTAAAAATATTATTCTACTAAAAATAAGATTATTAAAAAATAATATTTTCATTTATTTTTCAATTTTTAGCAACTAAAAAATATAAACTTTTTATTTTATATTTATTATTTTCTTACTACTATTTTCCTAATAACAAGTATTCTACTACTTATCTTTATAATTATATATATATATTCATATCAATATTTAAGAAAACAAACTCTAATACCTTTCATAAAAAACTATTTAAATTTTCAAGAATATAATTTATTTCTACTAAACAGAAATTTTTTAATAAAAAAAGATGGCTACTAACCACCCTTTTTTATTTTTAATATTATTCTTCTATTTTCTCTTCCTGTTTAATCATTCGATACTTTAAATCTTTAACTACTTTAAATGCTATTACAGTTCCAAGTATAAAAGTACATACATCAGCAAAAGGCTGACATAGCTGCAATCCTCTTATTCCTCCAATTTTTGGAAAAATAAACAATACAGGGATAAGAAAAGTTCCTTGCCTTCCCATTGCTACAAGAGTAGCCATAAAACCATATCCAATAGATTGAGTAAGCATATTTGCCATTATTATACATGCCTGTATTGGAAGAGTCATGCACTGAAATCTCAATGCAAGAGCTCCTATTTCTATAACTTCAAGGTCTGTTTTACGGAACAAAGCTAAAATATCTGGAGCAAATATGAAACAAATAGTTCCCAAGATTGTTAAAAGAATTACTGCTACTTTTAAACAAAAATGATAAGCCTCTAATACTCTGTCATATCTTTTAGCTCCATAGTTAAATCCACATACTGGCTGAAATCCCTGCCCAAACCCTATTAAGCTTGAGTTTACAAACATCATTATTCTTGATACTATAGACATTGCAGCAATAGCTGCATCTCCAAATGGTGAAGCACATACATTCAATGCCACAGCTGCCATACTTGCAAGTCCTTGTCTTGAAAGAGTTGGAAACCCTGCTCGAAATATTTCTTTATACATAGTAAGCCTAAACTTAAAACTGCTTAATTTTATAGTCACATGCTCTTTGTTTTTATTACACATATACATCAATATTGAAAAGCTTATAAATTGACTTATTATAGTAGCCAATGCTGCTCCTGATATCCCTAAATTAAGTTGAAATATAAATATAGGATCAAGAACCATATTAAGAATTCCACCAGTTCCTATTCCTATCATTGAATAAAAAGCATTACCTTGAGAACGTATTATATTATTTAAAACAAAAGAACAACACATATATGGAGTAGCTATAAGAATATATTTAGCATAATCCTTTGCATAAGGAGCTATTGTTTCAGTAGCCCCAAGCAACCTAACAAATTTATCTAAAAATAATAAACCTAAAACAGCTAATAAAGCTCCCAATATTAAGGCAGTAAAAAATGCTGTAGCTGCTGCTTCATGAGCACCTTCTCTATCCTGTCTTCCAAGACTTCTAGATATATAATTCCCGCTTCCCATTCCCAAAGTGAAGCCAATAGCTTGAATCATTGCCATTACAGAAAAATTTATTCCTACTGCAGCTGATGCAGATGTTCCTATCTGACTTACAAAAAATGTATCAGCCATATTATAAATAGAAGTTACCAACATACTTATTATAGTAGGTATAGCTAATCTTGGTATCAATTTTGATATTTTTGTTTCTGTCATTTTTATAAATAAATCATTTTGTGCCATATATTCCCCCAAATATTACAAAATTTTATTTTTATTTATATACATATAATTTAGTATATATTTTTATTTCTATACTCCATCAATACTGTATTCTGCCAAATATTATTCCTATCCTTTGATATTTTTTCTCTATATCCCACTTCTCGAAATCCACATTTTTTATGAAGTTTTATACTAGCCTCATTAACTTGAAATATTGAGGATTGTAAAGTCCATATTCCATTTTTTTCTGCTTCTTCTTTTACTTTATTTAAAAGAAATTCACCAAGTTTTTTCCTTGATGAGCTTTATCAATATATATACTTACTTCAGTTACTCCACAATAGTCTATTCTGCTGGAAGTAGGACTGAGTGCTGCCCAACCTACTACAGTTCCATCATTATTGCACAATACAAATCTACATATTTTCAAATGTGAGTTTTCCCATGACTTTTGATCAGGCAAATCTTTTCTGAATGTAGATATTCCTGATTCTATTCCCTGTTTATATATTTTCAGTACATCTTCCCAATCTTTATCTTCCATTTCTCTGATAAAATATTCCATATAATCCCCTTTGATCTTTATAATAGAATTTTATCATATAAAATGAAAAATTTCTAAACTATTATATCTCCAACTGTCATATTCAAATATTTTATTAAATCTTTTGGTGATATTATAATTTGAATTCCCCTCATTCCACCACTTACAAATATTACATCTTTTGTTAAGGCTGACTGATGTATAAATGCCTTATGTTTCTTTTTTATACCAACAGGAGAACAACCTCCTCTAATATATCCAGTCATAGCAAACAACTCTTTCATTTCTAACATTTCTACTTTTTTATCTCCAGATAATTTCGCTAATTTTTTTAAATCAATATTATCACTTCCAGGAATACAAGCTACTAGCATTTCTCTCTTTTCATTTAAAAGTATTAATGTTTTAAATATCTTTGTTATATCCTGTCCTGTTTTTATTGATACTGATATTGCACTAAGATCATTTTCATCAACTTCGTATTCTACATATTCATATTTTATTTTATTTTTATCAAGTTCTCTCATTGCATTAGTTTTTTTCATTATGACCTCCAGAAAAAAATTCCAAAAAATAAAAAAATGGCGCTTCCTAATGGACTCGAACCATTGACACTGCGGTTAACAGCCGCATGCTCTACCGACTGAGCTAAGGAAGCACTCATTTGAGCTTGGCAAGTTCCTATCCTCCCGGGAGGCTTCCCTCCAAGTACTTTCAGCGTTTACGGGCTTAACTTCTGGGTTCGGAATGGGACCAGGTGTACCCCCGCAGCTATTCTTACCAAGCTGTGTCTTTTTCTCTTCTTATAGACACTTGAAACTATATAGTAGCTTACGCCTTCGCGCTTTTCAATCTTTAGGTTAAAACTTTGACTTATTAGTATTGGTCAGCTAAAAGCCTCGCAGCCCTTACACCCCCAACCTATCAACCTTCTAGTCTCGAAGGAGTCTTAAAGAATACTTATCTTGAAGCTGGTTTCCTGCTTAGATGCTTTCAGCGGTTATCCGTTCCAAACGTGACTACCCAGCTGTGCCACTGGCGTGACAACTGGTACATCAGAGGTTTGTCCATCCCGGTCCTCTCGTACTAAGGACAGATCTTCTCAATATTCTAACGCCTACAGTGGATAGGGACCGAACTGTCTCACGACGTTCTGAACCCAGCTCACGTACCGCTTTAATGGGCGAACAGCCCAACCCTTGGGACCTTCTCCAGCCCCAGGATGCGATGAGCCGACATCGAGGTGCCAAACTTTGCCGTCGATATGGACTCTCGGGCAAAATCAGCCTGTTATCCCCAGGGTAGCTTTTATCCGTTGAGCGACGACCCTTCCATTCGGAATCGCCGGATCACTATGTCCTGCTTTCGCACCTGCTCGACCCGTCAGTCTTGCAGTTAAGCTCTCTTATGCCATTGCACTCTGCGGTTGATTTCCATCCAACCTGAGAGAACCTTTGAACGCCTCCGTTACTCTTTCGGAGGCGACCGCCCCAGTCAAACTGCCCACCTAGCACTGTTTCCGTGGCTACAAACCACAGATTAGAATTTCAACATTGAATGGTTGGTATTCCACCGACAACTCCAATACAGCTAGCGCCATACCTTCTTAGTTTCCCAACTATCCTATACATGCAATGCCAAAACCCAATACCAAGCTACAGTAAAGCTCCATGGGGTCTTTCCGTCCTACTGTAGGTAACCGGTATCTTCACCGGTAGTACAATTTCACCAGGCCTCCCGTCAAGACAGCGCTCAAATCATTACACCATTCGTGCAGGTCGGAACTTACCCGACAAGGAATTTCGCTACCTTAGGACCGTTATAGTTACGGCCGCCGTTCACCGGGGCTTCAATTCGGAGCTCTCACTCCTCCTCTTAACCTTCCGGCACTGGGCAGGTGTCAGCCCATATACATCGCCTTACAGCTTAGCATAGACCTGTGTTTTTGTTAAACAGTTGCTTGAGCCTCTTCACTGCGACCCCCAAATGCTTCATATCGCGTGTATATTAACATTCAGGGGCACCCCTTCTCCCAAAGTTACGGGGCTATTTTGCAGAGTTCCTTAACGAGAGTTAGCCTGTCCGCCTTAGATTTCTCATCCTGACCACCTGTGTCGGTTTCGGGTACGGGCAGTTATACCTTAACGTTAGAAGCTTTTCTCGGCAGCGTGGGATTTGTGCATTCATCTTACGACTATATATCACACCTCAAGTCTAATCTAGCGGATTTGCCTACTAGACCACTCTACATGCTTCTACGGGAACTTCCGTTCTCCCGCGCACATACCCTTCTGCGTCCCTCCTTCACAAAATATAACTGGCACAGAAATATTAATCTGTTTTCCATTCGCCTACGCATTTTAGCCTCGGCTTAGGTCCCGGCTTACTCAGGGAAGACAAGCTTTACCCTGAAAACCTTGGTCTTCCGGCGAGGGGATTCTCGCCCCCTTTCTCGCTACTTATTCCTGCATTCTCACTTCTGATACCTCCAGAGTTGCTTACGCTTCTCCTTCAACGGCCTACAGAACGCTCTCCTACCAATTGCTTGCGCAATTCCACAGCTTCGGTTTATAACTTAGCCCCGTTACATTGTCGGCGCAGAGACTCTCGACCAGTGAGCTATTACGCACTCTTTAAAGGTATGGCTGCTTCTAAGCCAACCTCCTGGTTGTTTGTGAATCTCCACCTCCTTTCCCACTTAGTTATAATTAGGGACCTTAGCTGGTGGTCTGGGTTGTTTCCCTTTTGACAATGGAAGTTAATTCCCATAGTCTCACTCCTGAGCTTTGAATTATGGTATTCGGAGTTTGATTGAATTCAGTAAGCAATATGCCCCCTAGTTCATTCAGTGCTCTACCCCCATAATTAAACACTCAAGGCTGCACCTAAATGCATTTCGGAGAGAACGAGCTATCTCCTAGTTCGATTGGCTTTTCACCCCTAAACCTACCTCATCTCCCAACTTTTCAACGGCGGTGAGTTCGGGCCTCCACTGTGTCTTACCACAGCTTCACCCTGGACAGGCTTAGATCACCAGGTTTCGCGTCTACGCCCAGCGACTATGTCGCCCTATTCAGACTCGGTTTCCCTTCGGCTCCGTTATACTTAACCTCGCCACTGAACGTAACTCGCAGGATCATTCTCCAAAAGGCACGCCATCACTCCGAAGAGCTCTGACCGCTTGTAAGCACACAGTTTCAGGTTCTATTTCACTCCCCTCCCGGGGTTCTTTTCACCTTTCCCTCACGGTACTATACGCTATCGGTTAGTAAGAGTATTTAGCCTTACGAGATATGGTCCTCGCAGATTCACACAGAATTCCTCGTGTTCCATGTTACTTGGGAGAGAACATACATTCTAATGAGTTTACCTGTACAGGATTATCACCTTCTACGATCTAGCTTTCCAACTAGTTCCAGTTCGGTCATTAGATATGTTGAATATCTTACAGTTCTTCAAACGTTCTTCCCACAACCCCATATAAGCAACGGCTGTATCCTTGACACTTATATGGTTTAGGCTCATCCCCGTTCGCTCGCCGCTACTTGGGGAATCGTTTTTACTTTCTTTTCCTCGAGTTACTTAGATGTTTCAGTTCACTCGGTACCCTCTTTCGTGCTAAGACTCCATCTTAGCAGATTGCTCCATTCGGAAATC
Above is a window of Fusobacterium varium DNA encoding:
- the ypdA gene encoding Inner membrane protein ypdA, producing MLKLTSHLLNNLGYIIAIAFFFTKFKSAKNIFTRKKYSQKDILLLSTFFSGLAIIGTYTGVDYRGAIVNVRNIGVIVGGILAGPEVGIMVGLIAGIHRLFVDASSITTIPCAIATMSGGFVTAHLYKKTNEKNCYLYGFLGGFIVENLSMILILVLGSDFELAKDIVSKIYFPMILANAIGVSIVILIIQDIISEKEIIAGKQAKLALEIANKTLPYFRKGESMNEICKIILNSLEAKAVVITNDKYIIASYAESDEFKIAHTDIRSEVTKQVLKTGKVLVLGEENGIKDFHCISGKIKSCIISPLFQGEKVVSGTLKIYFDKAENITARNQYLAEGLSLLISTQLEISTVENFKAMARDAELKALQTQINPHFLFNALHTTAFFVRMDPAKAKEVIIDLSTYLRYNLENASKVVSLDMELTQVKAYVNIEKARFGDKISIEYDVEEGLENIKIPSLTIQPLVENSIKHGLLKQRGGGHVYITAKKKDKGCIVTIEDDGVGIDPKIIDELDERMEKSIGLKNVHNRIKLMYGKGLVIECLEKGTRISFYIE
- the mrkE gene encoding putative two-component response-regulatory protein YehT, whose protein sequence is MLKCVIIEDEFPAREELKFFIEKHNGIEVEKEFDNPLDALKYLQENETDIAFLDINMPELDGMSLGKILSKLNKNLKIVFITAYKEYAAEAFEIKAFDYLLKPYSEKRINEVLSNLTKEKEIDHTKDINKINKVTVTSDEKMYVISIDDIYYIEAGEKESMIYTKDNFYSSKIKISKWEEILPKNKFYRTHRSYMVNLDKITEVEPWFNGTYVLKIQDLKFKIPVSRNNIKEFKEILVIK
- the yqiK gene encoding Inner membrane protein yqiK, with protein sequence MDVLFLMIKNIKLIGGRYDFRNRTYFSYFLVVILIGGAVLIYRKCPNDVILVKYGLGGNKIITSNGTFILPIVQGCKKLNLKPMNIDIDLKEDSNVVSNDKIRVVVEADATFAISSSPEERIIASHRLLSFNDNEICTLAKEILTGQTRTIISEMEFEDLLQDRVLLMTKVSENAEKELSKLGLDLINYNIKMIKDMDGITEMLGKKASALATSDAQIAVAEQQRKSDVGVAEANTQRDIAVTEQDKVRQIQVSKTKAVITEETIKAELIQTNATQNKLAEEKRMESESQKAQNLYRIESEKSINLKELDKEKEIKLQEENLKQEIADKSKETVKNRQKWHWKLREQRK
- the mepA_15 gene encoding Staphylococcal virulence regulator protein A gives rise to the protein MAQNDLFIKMTETKISKLIPRLAIPTIISMLVTSIYNMADTFFVSQIGTSASAAVGINFSVMAMIQAIGFTLGMGSGNYISRSLGRQDREGAHEAAATAFFTALILGALLAVLGLLFLDKFVRLLGATETIAPYAKDYAKYILIATPYMCCSFVLNNIIRSQGNAFYSMIGIGTGGILNMVLDPIFIFQLNLGISGAALATIISQFISFSILMYMCNKNKEHVTIKLSSFKFRLTMYKEIFRAGFPTLSRQGLASMAAVALNVCASPFGDAAIAAMSIVSRIMMFVNSSLIGFGQGFQPVCGFNYGAKRYDRVLEAYHFCLKVAVILLTILGTICFIFAPDILALFRKTDLEVIEIGALALRFQCMTLPIQACIIMANMLTQSIGYGFMATLVAMGRQGTFLIPVLFIFPKIGGIRGLQLCQPFADVCTFILGTVIAFKVVKDLKYRMIKQEEKIEE
- the ybaK_2 gene encoding Cys-tRNA(Pro)/Cys-tRNA(Cys) deacylase ybaK, with the protein product MKKTNAMRELDKNKIKYEYVEYEVDENDLSAISVSIKTGQDITKIFKTLILLNEKREMLVACIPGSDNIDLKKLAKLSGDKKVEMLEMKELFAMTGYIRGGCSPVGIKKKHKAFIHQSALTKDVIFVSGGMRGIQIIISPKDLIKYLNMTVGDIIV